The Pricia mediterranea genome includes a window with the following:
- a CDS encoding amidohydrolase family protein, which yields MIIDSHQHFWKYDSERHAWIDDDMSDIRRDFLPYHLKEVYDENGIDGCVAVQADQTLEETDFLLGLAHENDFIKGVVGWADLRDKNVEETLEKYSSRQKLKGWRHIVQGEADANFLLRSDFIRGISYLEKYDYTYDILVFPHQLGAVLEFVKRFPNQKFVIDHIAKPYIKDGYYEGWALLMEAIAKYENVFCKVSGMITEADYNTWTPLELQPYLEHVFEIFGSERVMFGSDWPVCLVAGEYKDVKKLVRDFISGLNSHDQDMIMGENAVAFYRL from the coding sequence ATGATTATAGATTCCCACCAACATTTTTGGAAGTATGATTCCGAAAGACACGCATGGATCGATGACGATATGTCCGATATTCGACGTGATTTCTTGCCATACCACCTCAAAGAGGTCTATGACGAAAACGGTATTGACGGGTGTGTAGCCGTTCAAGCGGACCAAACCCTAGAGGAAACCGACTTTTTGCTGGGCTTGGCACACGAAAATGATTTTATAAAAGGTGTCGTAGGCTGGGCCGATCTGCGGGACAAGAACGTAGAAGAGACCCTAGAAAAATATTCCTCCCGCCAAAAACTCAAGGGGTGGCGCCACATCGTACAGGGCGAGGCGGATGCCAATTTTTTATTGCGATCGGATTTTATAAGGGGAATCTCTTATCTTGAAAAATACGACTATACCTATGATATATTGGTCTTTCCCCATCAACTGGGCGCTGTTCTGGAGTTTGTAAAGCGATTTCCCAATCAAAAATTTGTCATCGATCATATCGCCAAACCGTACATCAAAGATGGATATTATGAGGGGTGGGCCTTACTCATGGAAGCCATTGCCAAATATGAAAACGTATTCTGCAAAGTATCGGGCATGATTACCGAGGCGGATTACAATACTTGGACTCCCCTGGAATTACAGCCGTACCTAGAGCATGTCTTCGAAATTTTCGGCAGCGAGCGGGTTATGTTCGGTTCCGATTGGCCGGTCTGTTTGGTGGCAGGGGAATATAAAGATGTCAAAAAACTGGTCCGCGATTTTATATCGGGATTAAATTCCCATGATCAAGACATGATTATGGGGGAAAACGCTGTGGCTTTCTACAGACTATAA
- a CDS encoding tagaturonate reductase, with protein MQTLNRDIITHTNDHPLKIMQFGGGNFLRAFVDWMVDVLNAKTDFNGGIAVIKPTEGGDYSELKAQEGLFTVILDGIKNGETVEEKTLVTSVQEVVNSYTEWDTYLKLAENPDLRFIVSNTTEAGIQFNPDDSFEDTPPRQFPAKLTRWLYHRFHHFKGEASKGCVLLPCELVENNGMALKQAVLRYADHWGLAKDFKRWIDDANSFCSTLVDRIVSGYPTARADELEKELGYKDDLLVAGEYYHSWVVQASVSVQKELPFSQTNLNVEFVDDLVPYREMKVRVLNGAHTALVPVGYLAGIRLVNKVMEDEMFSSFVESLLLEEVAPTLDFPQKIKQKFVADVLDRFRNPLLQHQLISISLNSSSKFSARLLPTLKDYLASEGNLPERIVFGLSALIRFYKGEADGNPIPLKDDPKILSFFASKWKKYDSDFLTLEDLSKSILCNTFIWNEDLTEIDGLAEKVAQNLGRIQSKGIRPALSDVLNKC; from the coding sequence ATGCAGACCTTGAACCGAGATATAATTACCCACACAAACGACCACCCCCTAAAAATCATGCAATTTGGCGGTGGCAACTTCCTACGGGCCTTTGTGGATTGGATGGTCGATGTACTGAACGCAAAAACCGATTTCAACGGTGGGATTGCCGTAATCAAGCCCACCGAAGGCGGGGATTATTCTGAACTGAAAGCCCAAGAGGGACTGTTCACCGTTATATTGGATGGAATAAAGAATGGCGAAACGGTGGAGGAAAAAACCCTGGTCACCTCGGTGCAAGAAGTTGTGAACAGTTACACCGAATGGGACACCTATCTAAAATTGGCCGAAAATCCCGACCTGCGGTTTATCGTTTCCAATACCACGGAGGCAGGGATTCAATTCAATCCCGACGACAGTTTCGAAGACACACCGCCCCGGCAGTTCCCCGCTAAACTCACGCGATGGCTGTATCACCGTTTCCATCATTTTAAGGGCGAGGCCTCAAAAGGCTGTGTTTTACTTCCCTGTGAATTGGTAGAAAATAATGGTATGGCATTAAAACAGGCCGTTTTACGGTATGCGGACCATTGGGGGCTGGCGAAAGATTTCAAGCGATGGATCGATGATGCCAATTCCTTTTGCAGCACCTTGGTGGATCGCATCGTATCAGGCTATCCGACTGCCAGGGCCGATGAACTCGAAAAAGAACTGGGTTATAAGGATGATCTACTGGTAGCCGGGGAGTATTATCACAGTTGGGTCGTTCAAGCATCGGTTAGCGTGCAAAAAGAACTCCCTTTTTCCCAAACGAACCTAAACGTCGAGTTCGTGGACGACCTTGTTCCCTACCGTGAAATGAAAGTGCGCGTGTTGAACGGGGCCCATACCGCGCTAGTGCCCGTAGGCTATTTGGCCGGTATCCGATTGGTCAATAAGGTAATGGAAGACGAAATGTTTAGTTCTTTTGTGGAATCCCTTTTACTGGAGGAGGTGGCACCGACCTTGGATTTTCCCCAGAAAATAAAGCAAAAGTTCGTTGCCGATGTTTTGGATCGTTTTAGAAATCCGTTGCTACAACACCAACTAATCAGCATATCCCTGAACAGTTCATCTAAATTCTCGGCCCGGCTGTTACCGACTTTGAAAGATTACCTCGCAAGCGAAGGGAATCTTCCCGAACGGATCGTATTCGGCCTATCCGCATTGATTCGATTCTACAAGGGGGAAGCCGACGGGAATCCCATCCCTTTAAAGGATGACCCGAAAATCTTAAGTTTTTTTGCATCCAAATGGAAAAAATACGATTCCGATTTCCTGACACTTGAAGATTTGTCCAAATCCATATTATGCAATACCTTCATATGGAATGAGGACCTCACGGAAATTGATGGATTGGCGGAAAAAGTTGCCCAAAATCTCGGGCGTATACAAAGTAAGGGTATTCGCCCCGCACTGTCGGATGTATTAAATAAGTGCTAA
- a CDS encoding UxaA family hydrolase has product MVNEISKQYIQLHPRDNVLAALTDLPEGTRVRHKGREFDLYARTKAKHKFSMDELGVDDQIIMYGTLVGKSTKPIAQGEPLTTENVVHASSEYKVGEKNLTWNVPDASNWKNATFNGYHRANGKVGTANHWLVIPLVFCENRNVDVLKTALLKSLGYHTETDFVVDTDTLVRKLEQGATNDELWSTDIIRTPEELKRNRTFPNVDGIKFLNHDGGCGGVRQDSETLCNLLAGYITHPNTAGATVLSLGCQNAQIKILEEAIQKRDPEFSKPLHILEQQQSKSERHFIADAVKKTFLGLIEANKIERKPAALSHLAVGLECGGSDGFSGISANPALGYASDLLVALGATTVLAEFPELNGVEQELINRCDSEKNAEKFAKLMRAYSERAVAVGSGFENNPSPGNIKDGLITDAMKSAGAAKKGGTSPVTDVLEYTEPITKKGLNLLCTPGNDVESTTGLAGSGCTLICFTTGLGTPTGNPVAQVVKISSNNTLSDRMKDLIDFNAGTIITGEDTIQSKGEELLEYIIEVASGTAIPAAVRLGQEDFIPWKRGISL; this is encoded by the coding sequence ATGGTAAATGAAATTTCAAAACAGTACATACAATTGCATCCGCGGGACAATGTATTGGCCGCATTGACGGATTTGCCCGAAGGTACACGAGTCAGGCACAAGGGTCGGGAATTTGATCTGTACGCCAGGACCAAGGCCAAGCATAAGTTCAGTATGGACGAGCTAGGGGTCGATGACCAAATTATCATGTACGGCACCCTTGTCGGAAAATCGACGAAACCCATCGCTCAGGGAGAACCCCTCACCACCGAGAATGTGGTTCACGCCTCTTCTGAATATAAGGTAGGCGAAAAGAATTTAACTTGGAATGTTCCTGATGCTTCCAACTGGAAAAACGCGACCTTTAACGGTTACCACAGGGCCAATGGTAAGGTGGGCACCGCAAACCATTGGCTCGTAATTCCCTTGGTATTTTGTGAAAACAGGAATGTCGATGTACTAAAAACCGCCCTCCTGAAGTCTTTGGGATATCATACGGAAACGGATTTTGTGGTGGACACGGACACGCTCGTCCGAAAGCTCGAGCAAGGAGCCACAAATGACGAACTTTGGTCCACTGACATTATCCGGACTCCGGAAGAACTCAAGCGCAACCGCACCTTCCCAAATGTCGACGGCATTAAGTTCCTCAACCACGACGGCGGTTGCGGGGGCGTGCGCCAAGACTCCGAAACGCTCTGTAATTTGTTGGCAGGCTACATCACACATCCGAACACCGCGGGCGCAACCGTGTTGAGCCTCGGATGCCAGAATGCCCAGATCAAAATTTTGGAAGAAGCAATCCAAAAACGAGATCCGGAATTTTCAAAACCCCTGCACATCCTTGAGCAGCAACAGAGTAAAAGCGAGCGGCATTTTATCGCCGATGCCGTCAAAAAAACCTTTTTGGGGCTGATCGAAGCCAATAAGATCGAAAGAAAGCCCGCCGCCCTTTCCCATTTGGCAGTGGGACTGGAATGTGGCGGTTCGGACGGATTCTCGGGAATATCGGCCAATCCCGCGCTGGGCTATGCCTCCGACTTGTTGGTAGCACTGGGAGCAACGACCGTTTTAGCGGAATTTCCCGAGCTCAACGGAGTGGAACAAGAGCTCATCAACCGCTGCGATAGCGAAAAAAATGCAGAGAAATTTGCGAAGTTGATGCGTGCCTATTCCGAAAGGGCCGTCGCCGTCGGTTCGGGATTCGAAAACAATCCTTCGCCGGGGAACATCAAGGACGGACTCATCACAGACGCCATGAAATCCGCCGGAGCGGCTAAAAAGGGGGGTACAAGCCCCGTGACCGATGTGTTGGAATATACCGAACCTATAACAAAAAAAGGATTGAACCTGTTGTGTACGCCCGGCAACGACGTAGAAAGTACGACTGGCCTTGCCGGCTCGGGCTGTACCCTTATCTGTTTTACGACCGGCCTGGGAACCCCAACAGGAAACCCCGTCGCGCAGGTCGTCAAAATATCGAGTAACAACACCCTGAGCGACCGGATGAAGGACCTTATCGATTTTAATGCCGGCACAATCATCACCGGAGAAGATACGATTCAAAGCAAAGGAGAAGAACTGTTGGAATATATCATCGAGGTCGCCAGTGGTACAGCAATCCCCGCTGCAGTACGATTGGGACAAGAGGATTTTATTCCTTGGAAACGGGGAATCTCGCTGTGA
- a CDS encoding zinc-binding alcohol dehydrogenase family protein codes for MKYIVCEKPGRFALKQKDVPTRQSGEALLEIHKVGICGTDLHAYAGNQAFFEYPRILGHELAARVLEIDENPQEIKIGDKVVVMPYISCGSCIACSNGKSNCCTDIQVLGVHTDGGMQQRIVVPPELLVPAPRLSDDQMAVVEPLAIGAHAIRRADLKSGETIVVVGCGPIGIGILKLAQIAGAQVIAIDTNEQRLEYAREKIGADHTLLGGKDAVEQVRHITDGDMATAVFDATGHKGALESGIAYMAHGGRYVLVGLSKGELCFTHPEIHAKETSLLCSRNATLEDFKQVISILEADKFPMDSFITHNVDFTEMIANFETWLDPEKGVIKATVNF; via the coding sequence ATGAAATACATTGTCTGCGAAAAACCCGGCCGGTTCGCCTTAAAACAAAAAGATGTCCCGACAAGACAGTCGGGGGAAGCACTCCTAGAAATCCACAAAGTAGGCATCTGTGGCACCGATTTGCACGCCTACGCCGGAAATCAAGCCTTTTTCGAATACCCTCGCATTTTGGGCCATGAACTGGCGGCCCGAGTCCTTGAAATCGATGAAAATCCCCAGGAAATCAAAATCGGTGACAAGGTGGTCGTAATGCCCTATATTAGCTGCGGCAGCTGTATTGCCTGTAGCAATGGGAAGTCCAATTGCTGTACCGATATCCAGGTTTTGGGCGTCCATACCGATGGCGGCATGCAGCAGCGAATCGTCGTTCCCCCCGAACTGCTGGTTCCTGCTCCCCGCTTGAGCGATGATCAGATGGCGGTAGTCGAGCCTTTGGCGATCGGGGCCCATGCCATAAGACGTGCGGACTTGAAGTCAGGGGAAACTATTGTGGTGGTCGGTTGCGGCCCCATCGGTATCGGAATCCTGAAACTCGCGCAGATTGCGGGGGCCCAGGTAATCGCCATCGATACCAATGAACAACGCTTGGAATATGCCCGTGAGAAAATCGGGGCGGACCATACGCTTCTGGGCGGAAAAGATGCGGTTGAACAAGTGCGTCACATCACGGATGGCGATATGGCCACGGCCGTGTTCGATGCCACGGGACATAAAGGCGCCTTGGAATCGGGTATTGCGTATATGGCCCACGGAGGAAGGTATGTGCTAGTAGGATTGTCGAAAGGAGAACTTTGTTTTACCCATCCCGAGATACATGCCAAGGAAACCAGCTTGCTCTGTAGCCGAAATGCTACTTTGGAGGATTTTAAACAGGTCATTTCCATTTTGGAAGCGGATAAATTCCCCATGGATTCTTTTATTACCCATAATGTGGACTTTACCGAGATGATCGCTAATTTTGAGACTTGGCTAGACCCGGAAAAAGGGGTAATCAAGGCCACTGTCAATTTCTAG
- a CDS encoding phytanoyl-CoA dioxygenase family protein yields MEEIIDLADRHRPISNLFEWPKSESEWEQYRLTEAQVEHFHEEGYVSGIKLLEDAQVEKLRKDLAEIVDPDHPGNDLFYEFHSNESEDPNSVLFHSLGHWRITQGFHDVLWNPAFVMAAHQLLEKKPVRFWHDQLFCKPAEHGGVVAWHQDYSYWTRTIAMQHLTCWTGLDDATKENGCLHYIPKSHKWGLLDAPSLAGDMNGLMDYLDGEQKEQFQNPVAIELKKGYATFHHPLMVHGSYENKSEMSRRAFVLNVFADGTISNTDEELLKGVPPIPKGNKMEGKFFPLLFEGV; encoded by the coding sequence ATGGAAGAAATAATAGACCTGGCAGACCGACATCGACCGATCTCGAATCTTTTCGAATGGCCAAAATCGGAGAGCGAATGGGAACAATACCGACTTACGGAGGCTCAAGTTGAGCATTTTCATGAAGAGGGATACGTTTCCGGAATAAAATTGTTGGAGGATGCCCAAGTGGAAAAACTACGTAAAGACCTGGCGGAAATCGTGGATCCCGATCATCCCGGGAATGATTTGTTCTATGAGTTCCACAGCAACGAATCGGAGGACCCAAACTCCGTTTTGTTCCATTCCCTGGGGCATTGGCGTATTACCCAAGGATTTCACGATGTGTTGTGGAACCCCGCTTTCGTCATGGCCGCCCATCAGCTTTTGGAAAAGAAACCGGTGAGGTTCTGGCACGATCAACTTTTCTGCAAACCCGCCGAACACGGTGGGGTAGTGGCCTGGCATCAGGATTATTCGTACTGGACGCGGACCATCGCCATGCAGCACCTGACCTGTTGGACGGGACTTGACGATGCCACCAAGGAAAACGGATGCCTACATTATATTCCGAAAAGCCATAAATGGGGATTGCTGGATGCGCCTTCCCTGGCGGGGGATATGAACGGACTAATGGATTATTTGGATGGGGAACAGAAAGAACAGTTCCAAAATCCCGTGGCGATCGAGCTTAAAAAAGGCTACGCGACCTTTCATCATCCTTTAATGGTGCACGGATCTTACGAGAACAAATCCGAAATGAGCCGACGGGCCTTTGTGCTCAATGTCTTTGCGGATGGTACGATCAGCAATACCGACGAAGAACTTTTAAAAGGCGTACCGCCCATCCCGAAGGGAAATAAGATGGAAGGGAAGTTTTTTCCCTTGCTGTTCGAAGGTGTTTGA
- a CDS encoding SDR family NAD(P)-dependent oxidoreductase, which produces MSVLESFDLKGKTALVTGCKRGIGKAMALALAEAGADIIGVSATLEQQGSSVHQEVEDIGRKFKAYTCDFSNRKALYKFIGTVKEDFPKIDILVNNAGTILRAPAVEHSDEYWDKVIEVNQTAQFILTREIGKEMVKRGTGKIVFTASLLTFQGGIMVPGYAASKGAIGQMAMAFSNEWASKGVNVNAIAPGYISTDNTEALRNDQGRAASILSRIPAGRWGQPDDFKGPVVFLCSEASNYMSGSTMLVDGGWMGR; this is translated from the coding sequence ATGAGTGTATTGGAAAGTTTCGATTTAAAAGGAAAAACAGCCTTGGTAACCGGCTGCAAACGCGGGATCGGAAAGGCGATGGCCTTGGCCTTGGCAGAAGCGGGTGCCGATATCATCGGGGTAAGCGCTACCCTTGAGCAGCAGGGCAGTAGCGTCCATCAGGAAGTGGAGGATATTGGGAGAAAGTTTAAGGCCTATACCTGTGATTTCAGTAATCGGAAAGCGCTCTATAAATTTATCGGGACGGTGAAGGAGGATTTTCCTAAAATCGACATCCTCGTAAATAATGCCGGAACTATTTTACGTGCCCCTGCCGTGGAACATTCAGACGAGTATTGGGACAAGGTCATCGAAGTAAACCAGACCGCGCAATTTATACTTACCCGCGAAATAGGAAAGGAAATGGTCAAAAGGGGAACGGGCAAAATTGTCTTTACGGCTTCGCTACTTACCTTTCAAGGGGGGATTATGGTACCCGGATATGCCGCCAGCAAAGGGGCCATTGGTCAGATGGCCATGGCATTTTCGAATGAATGGGCGAGCAAGGGCGTGAACGTGAACGCCATCGCCCCAGGTTATATAAGCACGGATAACACCGAAGCCCTTCGCAATGACCAAGGAAGAGCAGCATCTATTTTGTCCCGAATCCCCGCTGGCCGATGGGGCCAGCCCGACGATTTCAAGGGACCTGTGGTCTTTCTGTGCTCCGAGGCTTCCAATTATATGAGCGGCTCCACCATGTTGGTCGATGGGGGATGGATGGGGCGGTAA
- a CDS encoding amidohydrolase, with product MKKFLTVGCLFSVFLISAQGPNLEKDYNAVADKVIEWRRDIHQNPELSNREFKTAEKIAKHLESLGIEVETGVAHTGVVGILKGKKSGKTIALRADIDALPVLERNDLPFKSTVTADYAGEEVPVMHACGHDTHTAILMGVAEVLSENTDKINGTVKFIFQPAEEGPPPGEEGGALMMVKEGVLKNPDVDAIFGLHINSQTPVGVIRYKSGGTMAAAQSFTINVKGKQSHGSQPWSGVDPILISAKIIDGLQTIISRETNLTKEAAVITVGKITSGVRFNIIPESAEMIGTIRTLDYNMKDHINQRMREMVPTIAKAYGGDASIEIRDATEITYNDPDLVEQMIPTIERVAGKANVQTQNAVTGAEDFSYYQKEVPGFFFFLGGMAPGTTESFPHHTPDFRIDDSGLLLGVKTLTEMSLDYLNQ from the coding sequence ATGAAAAAATTTCTCACAGTAGGATGCCTATTCAGCGTATTTCTAATTTCCGCCCAAGGCCCCAATCTGGAAAAAGATTATAATGCCGTGGCGGACAAGGTCATCGAATGGCGAAGGGACATCCATCAAAACCCGGAACTTTCGAATCGGGAGTTCAAAACTGCTGAAAAGATTGCCAAACATCTAGAATCCTTAGGTATCGAGGTAGAAACTGGCGTGGCCCATACCGGGGTCGTGGGGATTCTAAAAGGAAAAAAGTCCGGAAAGACGATTGCCCTTCGCGCCGATATCGATGCGCTGCCCGTTCTCGAGCGCAACGATCTCCCGTTCAAGTCCACCGTAACGGCCGATTACGCGGGCGAAGAGGTTCCGGTGATGCATGCCTGCGGGCACGATACCCATACCGCTATCCTTATGGGCGTGGCCGAGGTACTTTCCGAGAATACGGACAAGATTAACGGCACCGTCAAATTTATATTCCAACCGGCCGAAGAAGGTCCCCCTCCAGGAGAAGAAGGGGGAGCCCTGATGATGGTCAAGGAAGGGGTGCTAAAAAATCCCGATGTAGATGCGATATTCGGACTCCATATCAACTCCCAGACCCCGGTCGGGGTAATCCGCTATAAATCCGGTGGCACCATGGCGGCGGCGCAGAGTTTCACCATCAATGTTAAGGGCAAACAAAGCCACGGCTCGCAACCTTGGTCGGGAGTCGATCCAATTTTGATCAGTGCCAAGATTATCGATGGGCTGCAGACTATAATCAGCCGGGAGACGAACCTAACCAAAGAGGCTGCGGTCATCACGGTAGGCAAGATAACCAGCGGCGTGCGTTTTAATATCATTCCCGAAAGCGCTGAAATGATAGGTACCATCCGTACGCTGGATTATAATATGAAAGACCACATCAACCAACGGATGCGCGAAATGGTACCCACCATTGCCAAGGCGTATGGCGGTGATGCAAGCATAGAAATACGGGATGCCACAGAAATTACATACAACGATCCCGATTTGGTAGAACAGATGATACCGACCATCGAACGTGTCGCAGGCAAGGCCAACGTTCAGACCCAGAACGCGGTCACCGGAGCCGAAGATTTCTCGTACTATCAGAAAGAGGTGCCGGGCTTCTTCTTCTTTTTAGGAGGCATGGCACCGGGAACAACGGAATCGTTCCCGCACCATACCCCGGATTTCCGGATCGATGATAGCGGACTCCTGTTGGGGGTGAAGACCTTGACCGAAATGAGTTTGGATTATCTGAACCAGTAG
- a CDS encoding ATP-dependent helicase, producing the protein MKNYLDELNEAQKAPVLHKDGPLMVIAGAGSGKTRVLTYRIAHLMDQGVDAFNILALTFTNKAAREMKKRIADIVGGTETKNLWMGTFHSVFAKLLRYDGDRLGFPSNFTIYDTQDSQRLISAIIKEMGLDKDVYKYKQVQNRISSYKNSLITVKAYHQNPELMEADAMAKRPRMGDIYQNYVDRCFKAGAMDFDDLLLRTNELLTRFPDVLAKYQDRFRYILVDEYQDTNHSQYLIVKALADRFQNICVVGDDAQSIYSFRGANIDNILNFQRDYDDVGMYRLEQNYRSTKNIVNAANSIIAKNKNQLEKVVWTDNDDGGVIKIHRSPTDAEEGRYVAGSIWDHQMNEQLSNGEFAVLYRTNSQSRSIEDALRKRDIPYRIYGGLSFYQRKEIKDVLSYLRLIINPKDEEALKRVINFPARGIGQTTMERLTLAANHYDRSIFEVIENLDKINLKINSGTQRKLEDFTNMIKSFQIMNENTDAFTLAEHVAKKSGLLLEFKKDGTPEGIGKMENIEELLNGIKDFVEGQKELADATGGLSEFLEDVALATDLDKDTGDDDRVALMTIHLAKGLEFPYVYIVGMEEDLFPSAMSMNTRSELEEERRLFYVALTRAEKQAYLTYTQNRYRWGKLIDAEPSRFLEEIDEQYIENLTPIDKAGYRYKPMIDADIFGEVDKSHLRQNKPVRGTPPKVGKPNADQLRKLRKLKPELATPRGNTNTVDPSLREGSTVNHTRFGRGKVLKMEGVGNDKKAEIQFDKGDIKKLLLRFAKLEVIS; encoded by the coding sequence TTGAAGAACTATCTAGACGAACTGAACGAGGCCCAAAAAGCGCCCGTACTGCACAAAGACGGACCTTTGATGGTCATTGCAGGGGCGGGATCGGGGAAGACCCGGGTGTTGACCTACCGCATTGCCCATCTGATGGACCAAGGGGTCGATGCATTTAATATTTTGGCACTGACTTTCACCAATAAAGCGGCCCGGGAGATGAAAAAGCGTATCGCGGATATCGTGGGCGGTACCGAGACCAAAAATCTTTGGATGGGTACCTTTCATTCCGTATTCGCCAAACTGTTGCGGTACGATGGAGATAGACTGGGTTTCCCGAGTAATTTTACTATTTACGATACCCAGGATTCCCAGCGGCTGATTTCCGCTATCATAAAGGAAATGGGACTTGATAAGGATGTCTATAAGTACAAACAGGTACAAAACCGGATATCATCCTACAAAAACAGCTTGATTACCGTTAAGGCCTATCATCAGAATCCCGAACTGATGGAGGCGGATGCGATGGCCAAACGCCCCCGTATGGGCGATATCTACCAGAATTATGTAGACAGGTGCTTTAAGGCCGGGGCGATGGACTTTGACGATCTGCTGCTGCGGACCAATGAGTTGCTGACCCGTTTCCCCGATGTGCTGGCCAAATATCAGGACCGGTTCCGCTATATTCTGGTCGATGAATATCAAGATACCAACCACTCCCAATACCTGATTGTCAAGGCGCTGGCCGACCGTTTTCAGAATATCTGCGTAGTGGGTGACGACGCCCAAAGTATCTATTCGTTCCGGGGGGCGAACATCGATAACATCCTGAACTTTCAGCGGGACTACGATGACGTTGGCATGTACCGTTTGGAGCAGAATTATCGGTCGACCAAGAATATTGTCAACGCCGCCAATTCCATTATTGCCAAGAATAAGAACCAGCTTGAAAAAGTAGTGTGGACGGATAACGACGACGGGGGAGTCATTAAAATACACCGCAGCCCCACCGATGCCGAGGAAGGGCGATACGTCGCCGGTTCGATTTGGGACCATCAAATGAACGAGCAATTGTCCAACGGGGAATTTGCCGTTTTATACCGTACCAACTCCCAATCCCGTTCCATTGAGGATGCCCTACGGAAAAGGGATATTCCCTATCGTATTTACGGAGGATTGTCATTTTACCAGCGAAAAGAGATAAAGGATGTACTTTCGTACCTGAGATTGATCATCAATCCCAAAGACGAGGAGGCCCTGAAACGCGTCATCAATTTCCCTGCCCGGGGAATCGGCCAGACCACCATGGAGCGTTTAACGTTGGCAGCCAACCACTACGACCGCTCCATATTCGAGGTGATTGAAAACCTCGACAAGATCAATTTAAAGATTAACTCCGGTACCCAACGAAAACTGGAAGATTTTACGAACATGATCAAGAGCTTTCAGATCATGAACGAAAATACCGATGCCTTCACCCTGGCCGAGCACGTGGCCAAAAAGTCCGGATTGCTGCTGGAGTTCAAAAAGGACGGTACCCCCGAAGGTATCGGCAAAATGGAAAATATCGAGGAGCTGCTCAACGGTATCAAGGATTTTGTGGAGGGCCAAAAAGAGCTGGCCGACGCCACAGGAGGGCTATCCGAATTCTTGGAGGATGTTGCCTTGGCCACCGATCTCGATAAAGATACCGGAGATGATGATCGGGTCGCCCTCATGACCATTCATTTGGCCAAAGGACTGGAATTTCCCTATGTGTATATCGTGGGGATGGAAGAAGACCTGTTCCCCTCCGCGATGAGCATGAATACCCGCAGCGAACTGGAAGAGGAACGACGCCTGTTCTACGTCGCACTGACCCGGGCCGAAAAACAGGCTTACCTCACCTACACCCAGAACCGATATCGATGGGGCAAGCTGATCGATGCCGAACCCAGTAGGTTCTTAGAGGAAATCGACGAGCAGTACATCGAGAACCTGACCCCCATTGATAAGGCCGGATACCGCTACAAACCCATGATCGATGCCGATATTTTTGGCGAGGTGGATAAAAGTCACTTACGTCAGAATAAGCCCGTAAGGGGTACTCCGCCCAAAGTGGGAAAACCCAATGCGGACCAACTTCGTAAACTCAGGAAATTGAAACCGGAATTGGCCACCCCCCGAGGCAATACCAATACCGTAGACCCTAGTTTACGGGAAGGTTCCACGGTAAATCACACCCGCTTCGGTAGGGGCAAGGTCTTAAAAATGGAAGGGGTCGGCAACGATAAGAAGGCCGAAATACAGTTCGATAAAGGAGATATCAAAAAACTTTTGTTGCGGTTCGCAAAGTTGGAGGTGATTTCTTGA
- a CDS encoding L-threonylcarbamoyladenylate synthase, which yields MSEFIRLYEENPDPAAIKRISEVLRKGGLVIYPTDTVYGLGCDITNSRALEKIARIKGVKLAKANWSFICADLSNLSDYVRQIDTATFKILKRALPGPYTFVLPGNNNLPKDFKKKKTVGIRVPDNSIAKALVESLGNPIVSTSIYDEDEVLEYTTDPELIYEKWHKLVDVVIDGGYGDNVASTVIDLSGSEPEVLREGKGSLDIFN from the coding sequence ATGTCCGAATTCATCAGATTGTACGAGGAAAATCCCGATCCGGCGGCCATCAAAAGAATTAGCGAGGTGCTGCGCAAAGGTGGATTGGTCATCTATCCCACCGATACGGTGTACGGTTTGGGTTGTGATATAACCAATTCCAGGGCCTTGGAAAAAATTGCCCGTATAAAGGGGGTCAAGCTGGCCAAGGCAAACTGGTCTTTTATCTGTGCCGATCTCAGCAATCTCTCCGATTATGTCCGGCAAATCGACACCGCTACTTTTAAAATATTGAAGCGCGCCCTACCCGGTCCGTATACCTTTGTCCTTCCGGGAAACAACAATCTACCCAAGGACTTTAAAAAGAAGAAAACGGTGGGTATCCGTGTTCCGGACAACTCGATTGCAAAGGCTTTGGTAGAAAGCTTGGGCAACCCCATCGTTTCTACCTCTATTTATGATGAAGACGAGGTCTTGGAATACACCACGGACCCTGAATTGATTTATGAAAAGTGGCATAAGCTAGTCGATGTTGTTATTGACGGTGGCTATGGTGACAATGTGGCGTCTACCGTTATCGATCTTTCGGGCAGTGAGCCAGAGGTCTTAAGAGAAGGGAAGGGGAGCCTGGATATTTTCAATTAG